The following proteins come from a genomic window of Phnomibacter ginsenosidimutans:
- a CDS encoding radical SAM protein, producing MRIPTDIWPGLSLADRHAPIMYQLGDYLRRGSKFVNNQFFPSHKKLSTLMIYATDVCDSACKHCLIWAKRPVNYLSKEKIFEVMQSKCITKHTSVGLEGGEFMLHPDAMEIMQWFHQHHPNFDLLSNCLKPDGVIEAVKKHPPRRLFISLDGNEETYLHMRGKPGYQSVLKVIEAVHKQLPVSVMFTLSPYNNFDDMQHVAEVCKHYGIDMRVGIYNDIAFFDTVDKAHDLEPGQVKNQQPLDFRTVQQLKSEGKVETIKKVKAAERSGDIQTPKHDTSRSFQNFVPNIPEIIKEFSENYDFMVLYNEWRQNNVKLKCYSILDSLVILPNGEVPICQNLDLMLGNVHEQSLDAIFNGPTAIAQQKHFVHNCNQCWLNFHRKYDVILYRSFEKYFGRNITQKLFGYYQWCAEAEKSYADLIKP from the coding sequence TTGCGCATTCCTACCGATATTTGGCCGGGTCTGTCATTGGCCGACCGTCACGCACCAATTATGTATCAACTAGGCGATTATCTGCGCAGAGGCAGCAAGTTTGTCAACAATCAGTTTTTTCCATCCCACAAAAAACTGAGCACACTCATGATATATGCTACCGATGTGTGCGACAGCGCCTGCAAGCATTGCCTTATCTGGGCCAAGCGTCCGGTAAACTACCTGAGTAAAGAAAAAATATTTGAAGTGATGCAGAGCAAATGCATCACCAAACATACCTCCGTTGGTTTGGAAGGCGGCGAGTTTATGCTGCATCCCGATGCCATGGAGATTATGCAATGGTTTCATCAGCATCATCCCAATTTCGATTTGCTGAGCAACTGCCTCAAACCCGATGGTGTGATTGAAGCCGTGAAAAAACATCCACCACGCAGATTGTTTATTTCGTTGGATGGCAATGAAGAAACCTACCTGCACATGCGGGGCAAACCCGGCTACCAGAGTGTATTGAAAGTAATTGAAGCCGTACACAAGCAACTGCCCGTGTCGGTAATGTTTACACTCAGTCCGTACAACAACTTCGACGACATGCAACACGTAGCCGAAGTGTGTAAGCATTATGGCATCGACATGCGGGTGGGTATTTACAACGACATCGCCTTTTTTGACACCGTAGACAAAGCCCATGATTTAGAGCCCGGACAAGTAAAGAACCAACAGCCGTTGGATTTTAGAACGGTGCAACAACTAAAGAGTGAAGGCAAGGTTGAAACCATTAAAAAAGTAAAAGCGGCCGAACGCAGTGGTGATATTCAAACACCCAAGCATGATACCAGCCGCAGCTTTCAAAACTTTGTGCCCAACATTCCTGAAATCATCAAAGAGTTTTCGGAGAATTATGATTTCATGGTGCTGTACAATGAATGGCGCCAAAACAATGTGAAGCTGAAATGCTACAGCATATTAGACAGCCTCGTGATTTTGCCGAATGGCGAAGTGCCCATTTGCCAGAACCTCGACCTGATGTTAGGTAATGTGCATGAACAAAGTCTGGATGCCATTTTCAACGGCCCTACAGCTATTGCGCAGCAAAAGCATTTTGTACACAACTGCAATCAGTGCTGGCTCAATTTTCATCGGAAATACGATGTGATTTTGTACCGCTCATTCGAAAAATACTTTGGTCGAAACATTACCCAAAAACTATTTGGCTACTACCAGTGGTGTGCTGAAGCCGAAAAAAGCTACGCCGATCTGATAAAGCCTTAG